One stretch of Arachis hypogaea cultivar Tifrunner chromosome 20, arahy.Tifrunner.gnm2.J5K5, whole genome shotgun sequence DNA includes these proteins:
- the LOC112782518 gene encoding endochitinase 3 translates to MSYTKIILNLMLSLLILTLFLLHGGTAEQCGSQGGGALCPNNLCCSRWGWCGTGDDYCLVGNGCQSQCKDSPTPTPTPPTPTPSPPSGGDISNYISSSMFDQMLKYRNDPRCHANGFYTYDAFINAARSFNGFGTTGDDATKKREIAAFFGQTSHETTGGAGWASAPDGPYAWGYCFLEEVNHADYCSNSNEWPCAPGKQYYGRGPIQISYNFNYGPAGRAIGVDLLNNPDLVAQNAIISFKTAIWFWMTPQGKKPSSHDVITGRWTPSDADRAAGRVPGYGVITNIINGGVECGHGWDARVEDRIGFYKRYCGIFGVSTGDNLDCYNQASFGNSLLIKQVV, encoded by the exons ATGAGTTACACCAAAATTATTCTTAATCTTATGCTAAGCCTATTAATATTAACATTATTTTTGTTACATGGTGGCACAGCTGAACAATGTGGTAGCCAAGGTGGTGGTGCATTGTGCCCTAATAACTTGTGTTGTAGCCGGTGGGGTTGGTGTGGTACCGGTGATGATTATTGTTTAGTGGGCAATGGTTGTCAAAGCCAATGCAAAGATTCTCCGACACCGACACCAACACCGCCGACGCCGACGCCGTCACCACCTAGTGGTGGTGACATTTCGAACTATATTAGTTCCTCTATGTTTGATCAAATGCTTAAATACCGAAATGATCCAAGGTGTCATGCTAATGGATTCTATACCTATGATGCTTTTATTAATGCTGCTAGATCTTTTAATGGATTTGGTACTACCGGTGATGATGCCACCAAAAAGAGGGAGATTGCTGCTTTCTTTGGTCAAACTTCTCATGAAACCACAG gagGAGCCGGATGGGCAAGTGCACCTGATGGACCATATGCTTGGGGATATTGCTTTCTGGAGGAAGTTAACCATGCCGATTATTGTTCTAATTCCAATGAGTGGCCATGTGCTCCTGGTAAACAATATTATGGAAGAGGACCAATCCAAATCTCTTA CAACTTCAATTATGGGCCAGCAGGTAGAGCTATTGGTGTAGATCTTCTCAACAATCCTGATTTAGTTGCCCAAAATGCAATAATTTCATTCAAGACTGCCATATGGTTTTGGATGACTCCACAAGGGAAAAAGCCATCAAGCCATGATGTTATCACCGGAAGATGGACACCGTCCGATGCTGACAGGGCGGCCGGCCGGGTACCTGGATACGGCGTGATCACCAACATAATTAACGGTGGAGTTGAGTGTGGACATGGGTGGGATGCTAGGGTTGAAGATCGGATTGGATTTTACAAGAGATATTGTGGCATATTTGGAGTTAGCACAGGAGATAACTTAGATTGCTATAACCAAGCATCATTTGGTAATAGTTTGTTAATTAAGCAAGTTGTCTAA
- the LOC112782519 gene encoding endochitinase: protein MSYYLMLTLISSLAFTLLIGTTIAEQCGKQANGSLCPNNLCCSKFGYCGNTNDYCGDGCQSQCKGSTPKTPPSSGGGSGGGDVGRIITSSIFDQMLKYRNDPRCKGNGFYSYNAFIAAARSFRGFGTTGDDATKKKELAAFLAQTSHETTGGWASAPDGPYAWGYCFINENTQADYCTPSQQWPCASGKKYYGRGPIQLTHNYNYGPAGKAIGQDLLNNPDLVARDATISFKTAIWFWMTAQGNKPSSHDVITGRWTPSAADKAAGRVSGFGVITNIINGGIECGHGSDSRVQDRIGFYKRYCQILGVSPGDNLDCNNQKPFA, encoded by the exons ATGAGTTATTATCTTATGCTAACCCTAATATCATCATTAGCTTTCACATTGCTAATTGGAACCACCATAGCTGAACAATGTGGAAAACAAGCAAATGGATCATTGTGCCCTAACAACCTATGTTGTAGCAAATTTGGTTATTGTGGTAACACAAATGACTATTGCGGTGACGGTTGCCAAAGCCAATGCAAAGGTTCAACACCAAAAACACCACCTAGTTCCGGCGGTGGTTCCGGTGGTGGTGATGTTGGTAGGATCATAACTTCTTCTATCTTTGATCAAATGCTTAAGTACCGGAACGATCCGCGGTGTAAGGGAAACGGATTCTATTCCTATAATGCTTTCATCGCCGCCGCTCGCTCTTTCCGCGGCTTTGGTACCACCGGTGATGATGCCACCAAGAAGAAGGAGCTTGCTGCCTTTTTGGCTCAAACTTCCCATGAAACCACAG gaggaTGGGCAAGTGCACCAGATGGACCATATGCATGGGGATATTGCTTTATCAATGAAAATACCCAGGCAGATTATTGTACCCCTTCCCAACAATGGCCATGTGCTTCTGGCAAAAAATACTATGGCAGAGGACCAATTCAACTTACTCA caaCTATAATTATGGGCCAGCGGGTAAGGCTATAGGACAAGATCTTCTAAACAACCCTGATTTAGTGGCTAGAGATGCAACTATTTCATTCAAGACAGCCATATGGTTTTGGATGACAGCACAAGGAAACAAGCCATCAAGCCATGATGTCATCACCGGAAGATGGACACCATCGGCCGCGGACAAGGCGGCCGGCCGAGTCTCCGGATTTGGAGTGATCACTAACATTATTAATGGCGGAATTGAATGTGGGCACGGATCGGATTCCCGGGTCCAAGATCGGATCGGGTTTTATAAAAGGTATTGCCAAATATTGGGAGTTAGTCCTGGAGATAACTTGGATTGCAACAACCAAAAGCCTTTTGCTTAG
- the LOC112782522 gene encoding uncharacterized protein, with the protein MVTRELPFFTLRTPALVPDDKDPGWSRTAQKVPLENLKQRIQGVVRGLLVYQEDPRIGPFLLLGALISMGTIWFRRNQQAQTSESNPQSQPSSEEPSQDERNRRPRDGLRRRQTKDSTKNQHPSMTDSEPKGAYQMPLSDSESE; encoded by the exons ATGGTGACACGAGAATTACCATTCTTT ACACTACGAACTCCAGCTCTTGTTCCAGATGACAAAGATCCTGGTTGGTCTAGAACTGCGCAAAAGGTTCCTTTGGAAAATCTCAAGCAAAGGATTCAGGGTGTTGTTAGAGGACTCTTGGTTTACCAAGAGGATCCAAGAATTGGTCCTTTCTTGCTTCTGGGAGCATTAATTTCTATGGGTACCATTTGGTTCCGAAGGAACCAACAAGCTCAGACATCTGAATCAAATCCACAAAGTCAACCAAGTTCTGAG GAACCTTCCCAGGATGAAAGAAATCGGAGACCAAGAGATGGTCTCCGAAGGCGGCAAACTAAAGATTCGACTAAAAATCAGCATCCTTCTATGACGGATTCGGAACCAAAGGGTGCTTATCAAATGCCACTTTCAGATTCTGAATCTGAGTAG
- the LOC112782521 gene encoding putative pentatricopeptide repeat-containing protein At1g74400: MSTSNRKAQFHNILKPPKPNQTLKKYLDGNNPTKVLLHFRYLMRERTTFNSIDSFTFLFALKACNKRHSSIHGKQLHGLITKFGYKDIVQLQTSLLKVYAEGGNLCSAHQVFDEMPTKNIVCWTSLISAYVDNHKPNKALETFRMMQMDNVEPDQVTVTVALSACADTGALELGNSIHNFIRRKGGLKIDLCLNNALINMYAKCGDITTARRLFDSTKIKDVTTWTSMIVGHALHGQAYEALELFSEMNTGFNVVPNDVTFIGVLMACSHAGLVEEGKQHFRSMTEDYGIRPREAHFGCMVDLLCRGGCLKDAYYFIMEMPVQSNAVIWRTLLGACSLHGELELAAEAREKLLKLDPNYVGDSVALSNIYADKRMWNNKMIARNQIKQSRAPGCSSIEVTSGVGEFVIVNNP; encoded by the coding sequence ATGTCTACGTCGAATCGCAAAGCCCAGTTCCACAATATCCTCAAGCCACCAAAGCCAAACCAGACCCTTAAGAAGTACCTTGATGGTAACAACCCCACCAAAGTGCTGCTACACTTCAGATATTTGATGAGAGAAAGAACCACTTTCAACTCAATAGACAGCTTCACTTTCCTGTTTGCCCTCAAAGCCTGCAACAAGAGACATTCCTCAATCCATGGAAAACAATTGCATGGTCTCATCACAAAATTTGGATACAAAGACATAGTCCAACTCCAGACATCACTTCTGAAAGTGTATGCTGAAGGGGGAAACCTGTGCAGTGCccaccaagtatttgatgaaatgcccACTAAGAACATTGTATGTTGGACCTCTTTGATTTCTGCATATGTTGACAATCATAAACCCAACAAAGCCTTAGAGACGTTCAGAATGATGCAGATGGACAATGTCGAACCTGATCAAGTCACAGTAACAGTTGCTCTCTCCGCATGTGCTGATACTGGGGCACTGGAACTGGGTAATTCGATTCATAATTTCATCCGGCGCAAAGGAGGGCTGAAAATAGATTTGTGCTTGAATAATGCTCTCATTAACATGTATGCTAAATGTGGGGATATCACTACAGCAAGGAGATTGTTTGACAGCACAAAGATCAAAGATGTCACAACTTGGACGTCCATGATTGTGGGGCATGCGCTGCATGGTCAAGCATATGAAGCTCTTGAGCTTTTCTCAGAAATGAACACGGGCTTCAACGTAGTCCCAAACGATGTAACCTTCATAGGAGTTTTAATGGCTTGCAGCCATGCAggattggttgaggaagggaagCAACATTTCAGAAGTATGACCGAGGATTACGGCATTCGGCCTAGAGAGGCTCACTTTGGCTGCATGGTGGATCTTTTATGTAGAGGTGGTTGTCTAAAAGACGCATATTACTTTATTATGGAGATGCCGGTGCAGTCTAATGCAGTCATTTGGCGAACCTTGCTGGGGGCTTGCAGCCTCCATGGTGAACTGGAGCTAGCTGCAGAAGCTCGGGAGAAACTGCTCAAGTTGGACCCTAACTATGTGGGTGATAGTGTTGCTTTGTCCAATATTTATGCAGATAAAAGGATGTGGAATAACAAGATGATTGCTAGGAATCAGATCAAACAATCAAGAGCTCCTGGTTGCAGTTCCATTGAGGTGACAAGTGGAGTTGGTGAATTTGTAATTGTCAATAATCCTTAG